In one window of Oceanococcus sp. HetDA_MAG_MS8 DNA:
- the queA gene encoding tRNA preQ1(34) S-adenosylmethionine ribosyltransferase-isomerase QueA codes for MRTQDFDYTLPEELIAQQPLAQRSASRMLHLGPEGNADLGVRDLPELLQPEDLLVFNNTRVIPARLHGNKRDSGGRVELMLERIRDHGSAVAMLRASKTPPPGTVIDIGDYAVEVQGREGMFFVLGLKQGEWQELLAAHGEIPLPPYITRKPEDADQERYQSLLAEREGAVAAPTASLHFDEDLLGAIQARGVERGITTLHIGAGTFQPVRVEDVKAHQMHKEWYEVSPELVAQIQATKNRGGRVVAVGTTVVRSLESAARSGTLRAGHGDTDLFITPGFKFHVVDALLTNFHLPQSTLMMLVSAMAGRERILSAYAHAVDQRYRFFSYGDAMFISQRLA; via the coding sequence ATGCGTACTCAAGACTTCGATTACACCCTCCCTGAAGAGCTTATTGCTCAGCAACCCTTAGCGCAGCGCAGCGCCTCGCGCATGCTGCACCTCGGCCCTGAAGGGAATGCCGACCTCGGCGTGCGCGACCTGCCGGAGCTGTTACAGCCCGAAGATTTGCTGGTGTTCAACAACACCCGAGTGATACCTGCACGTCTGCACGGGAACAAGCGAGACAGCGGCGGGCGCGTAGAACTCATGCTGGAGCGTATTCGTGATCACGGTAGCGCCGTGGCCATGCTCCGTGCCAGCAAGACCCCTCCACCCGGCACCGTGATCGACATCGGCGATTATGCCGTTGAAGTTCAGGGGCGTGAGGGCATGTTTTTCGTGCTTGGACTCAAGCAAGGGGAGTGGCAGGAGCTGCTCGCGGCGCACGGTGAGATTCCCCTGCCGCCTTACATCACGCGCAAGCCCGAAGATGCAGACCAGGAGCGCTATCAGAGCTTACTGGCCGAGCGCGAGGGGGCGGTTGCCGCGCCAACGGCGAGCCTACATTTTGACGAGGATTTGCTAGGTGCCATCCAAGCGCGTGGTGTGGAGCGTGGAATTACCACCTTGCATATAGGCGCGGGCACCTTTCAGCCCGTGCGGGTGGAAGATGTCAAAGCGCATCAAATGCATAAGGAGTGGTACGAGGTGAGCCCGGAGCTGGTTGCTCAGATTCAGGCGACCAAGAATCGCGGGGGACGAGTGGTAGCGGTGGGCACAACGGTGGTGCGTTCCTTGGAAAGCGCGGCGCGCAGCGGCACACTCAGGGCCGGCCACGGAGACACCGATTTGTTTATTACGCCGGGGTTTAAGTTCCATGTAGTGGATGCTTTGCTGACAAATTTCCACTTGCCGCAATCAACCCTGATGATGTTGGTATCCGCCATGGCCGGACGTGAGCGCATTCTGAGCGCTTATGCCCATGCGGTGGACCAGCGTTATCGCTTCTTCTCCTACGGAGATGCCATGTTTATTTCCCAGCGACTGGCCTGA
- a CDS encoding adenylate/guanylate cyclase domain-containing protein — translation MLWPSSAYLVVALMMSGTALIFWWQDRDNPATRALSLCMGMIGARLLLSGPDEQNLPVSVVFQLIYGLCEGLAILAGIEWGRRIARTGTYAPSVWVLWLFRVAQLLIVIYMIMGLVFTLAWPETAGQETDGLNRVPGLQWAIFAPILGTAILCVTIAIVGLRLVQIDAAESVRLQSLSLAGPVLLTALFIHQDYIPLTLTAGLLVFLWGSVRYLLLQGRRGQFMRQFLAPEVARLVQTEGMERTMQRQRRVLSVVSVDLRGFTAFARTESTDVVMDLLAAYYQLVGDVTSRHGGTVKDHAGDGVLILVGAPAACDDHAQRALRLAMELCAQARELLISSQHPLGVGAGVATGTVTVGAIHGASRLEYVAVGNPVNLASRLCDRAEDGEVYVDDRTLQQVDEAVLSTLDIRQSRPQPLKGFPEPVPVSCIRAQAPSDASLEGQRSSRARRMARRLKRRISRA, via the coding sequence ATGCTTTGGCCCAGCTCGGCGTATTTGGTCGTCGCTTTAATGATGTCTGGTACTGCCCTGATTTTCTGGTGGCAGGACCGGGACAACCCCGCAACTCGAGCGCTGTCCTTGTGCATGGGCATGATTGGCGCTCGGCTATTACTGAGTGGTCCGGACGAGCAAAACCTGCCGGTGTCTGTGGTCTTTCAACTGATCTACGGACTGTGTGAGGGGCTCGCGATTCTGGCGGGTATTGAGTGGGGACGGCGAATCGCCCGTACGGGAACCTATGCGCCTTCTGTGTGGGTGTTGTGGCTGTTTAGAGTGGCGCAATTGCTCATCGTCATTTACATGATCATGGGCCTGGTATTCACCTTGGCTTGGCCAGAAACAGCGGGGCAGGAAACCGATGGTTTAAATCGAGTTCCCGGACTGCAATGGGCCATATTCGCGCCTATTCTCGGCACGGCCATTTTGTGCGTCACCATTGCTATTGTGGGTTTGCGCCTGGTGCAGATTGATGCAGCGGAGTCGGTGCGTCTGCAATCGCTGTCCTTGGCTGGGCCGGTACTGTTGACTGCGCTATTTATTCATCAGGATTACATCCCGCTCACATTAACAGCGGGCTTGTTGGTCTTCTTGTGGGGCTCGGTCCGCTACCTATTGCTGCAGGGCCGGCGCGGTCAATTTATGCGCCAGTTTTTGGCCCCTGAAGTGGCACGGCTGGTGCAAACCGAAGGCATGGAGCGCACCATGCAGCGCCAACGTCGGGTCTTAAGCGTGGTGAGTGTGGACCTGCGGGGCTTTACCGCCTTTGCACGCACCGAAAGCACCGATGTGGTGATGGATCTGCTGGCTGCCTACTACCAACTGGTTGGCGATGTCACCAGCCGCCACGGCGGCACGGTCAAGGATCACGCCGGCGATGGAGTTCTGATATTAGTTGGCGCTCCGGCGGCTTGTGACGATCACGCACAGCGTGCACTACGCCTAGCGATGGAGCTTTGTGCCCAAGCGCGGGAGCTACTCATTAGCAGCCAACATCCCTTAGGAGTGGGCGCTGGGGTCGCCACAGGCACCGTCACCGTGGGCGCCATCCATGGTGCCAGTCGGCTGGAATATGTTGCTGTGGGGAATCCAGTCAATCTAGCCAGTCGGCTCTGCGACCGTGCTGAGGACGGTGAGGTCTATGTGGATGATCGCACCTTGCAGCAGGTGGATGAAGCGGTGTTGTCCACCCTGGACATTCGCCAGAGCCGTCCTCAACCGTTGAAAGGCTTCCCAGAACCCGTGCCGGTCAGCTGCATTCGCGCCCAGGCACCTAGCGATGCTTCTTTAGAGGGGCAGCGTAGTAGCCGTGCCCGGCGTATGGCACGGCGCCTAAAGCGACGGATATCCCGGGCCTAA
- the tgt gene encoding tRNA guanosine(34) transglycosylase Tgt: MEFSISHTQGAARRGQLRFARGVVDTPAFMPVGTYGSVKAMTTAEVRQLGAQIVLGNTFHLWLRPGTEVIAQHGDLHDFMQWSGPILTDSGGFQVWSLSELRKLTEDGVLFASPINGDRVFLSPEKSVQIQHALGSDIIMQFDECTPYPADAAQARESMELSARWALRCQKEHGNNPNALFGIVQGGMYPDLRRESIHRLAELDLPGYAIGGLSVGETRDERLLVLDSVEPHMPKDKPRYLMGVGTPLDLLDAVERGVDMFDCVMPTRNARNGHLFTRDGVVRLKNARHRNDTGPLDPDCACPTCTGYSRAYLHHLHRCNEILGARLNTMHNLWFYQDLMRDIRQAIEDGRLSEFAAGFRERFLA, translated from the coding sequence ATGGAATTCTCTATCAGCCATACCCAGGGAGCGGCTAGGCGAGGGCAGTTACGCTTCGCGCGGGGCGTGGTGGATACACCGGCGTTCATGCCAGTTGGGACCTACGGCAGCGTCAAAGCCATGACCACGGCCGAGGTTCGACAATTGGGGGCGCAAATTGTCCTGGGGAACACCTTTCATTTGTGGTTGCGCCCAGGAACAGAGGTCATCGCCCAGCATGGCGATTTGCATGACTTTATGCAGTGGTCTGGGCCCATTTTGACGGACTCCGGCGGTTTCCAAGTCTGGAGCCTGTCCGAGCTGCGCAAACTCACTGAAGACGGTGTGTTGTTTGCTTCGCCAATCAATGGTGACCGGGTTTTTCTCTCGCCTGAAAAGTCGGTGCAGATTCAGCACGCCCTGGGCTCCGACATCATCATGCAGTTTGATGAATGCACTCCGTATCCTGCGGATGCCGCCCAGGCACGTGAGTCTATGGAGTTATCGGCGCGCTGGGCATTACGCTGCCAAAAAGAGCATGGCAACAACCCTAATGCCTTGTTTGGCATTGTGCAGGGCGGTATGTATCCCGATCTGCGCCGGGAATCCATTCATAGGCTGGCCGAGCTGGACCTGCCGGGGTACGCCATTGGCGGACTCAGCGTAGGCGAGACGCGCGACGAGCGTTTATTAGTGCTCGACAGCGTTGAACCGCATATGCCCAAGGATAAGCCTCGGTATCTGATGGGTGTGGGCACACCCTTAGACCTGCTTGATGCCGTTGAGCGGGGGGTGGATATGTTTGACTGTGTGATGCCGACCCGAAACGCACGTAACGGCCACCTGTTTACACGTGATGGCGTTGTACGACTCAAGAATGCTCGCCATCGCAACGATACCGGCCCTTTGGACCCCGATTGCGCCTGCCCCACATGCACTGGCTACTCTCGCGCGTACCTGCATCATTTGCATCGCTGCAACGAAATTTTGGGTGCACGGTTGAACACCATGCATAACCTCTGGTTCTACCAAGACCTGATGCGCGACATCCGCCAGGCTATTGAGGATGGGCGGCTATCTGAGTTTGCGGCCGGGTTCCGGGAGCGCTTTCTGGCATAA
- a CDS encoding alpha/beta fold hydrolase — protein MKARLPTPRRPLHSLRNARDRFLHARDLIQAGKTQHRIIHRHDIVSVRAYPALEDAHATPLVIVPPLAVNMLIYDLFPQRSLVRFYQEQGFRVYMIDWGRPGSRQNSWNFATYLKQLMPECLEQIRQDAGTRTLSLHGWSMGGIFSYCYAALGDPDIANLVLLGPPCDYHAPGGVNWQNRLLAKQMRQLERVGWNVHGTHPRWWRSPGWANSLAFKLASPAGTMRGYTDLLRNLHDREFVTNHATHAAFLDDMVAYPGGVIQDVLQYLLTDNVLASGRLPIRDCAASLQSVKQPVLMVLGKSDPIISPASSQRLRELLGSTELETMQVPGGHMSIVSGSKAPSSIWEPSAAWLAQRSGGRIKQQPAA, from the coding sequence GTGAAAGCCCGTCTCCCGACTCCTCGCCGTCCTCTCCATAGCCTGCGCAACGCTCGTGATCGATTTCTACATGCGCGCGACTTGATCCAGGCTGGGAAGACCCAGCACCGCATCATCCATCGCCATGACATCGTGAGCGTGCGCGCCTATCCGGCACTTGAGGACGCCCACGCAACCCCTTTGGTGATCGTCCCGCCGCTGGCGGTCAACATGTTGATTTATGACCTGTTCCCGCAGCGCTCTCTGGTGCGCTTTTATCAGGAGCAGGGTTTCCGGGTGTACATGATTGACTGGGGTCGGCCCGGTAGCCGGCAAAACAGCTGGAACTTTGCCACTTACCTCAAGCAGCTGATGCCGGAGTGTCTGGAGCAAATTCGCCAGGATGCAGGAACCCGGACTCTTTCCCTGCACGGCTGGAGCATGGGCGGCATTTTTAGCTACTGCTACGCAGCCCTTGGTGACCCCGACATTGCCAACTTGGTGCTGCTCGGCCCTCCTTGCGATTACCACGCCCCAGGCGGTGTCAATTGGCAAAACCGACTACTTGCCAAGCAGATGCGCCAACTAGAGCGCGTGGGTTGGAATGTGCACGGCACACATCCACGCTGGTGGCGCAGCCCGGGATGGGCCAACAGTTTGGCTTTCAAATTGGCGAGCCCCGCTGGAACCATGCGTGGCTACACAGACCTGCTGCGCAACCTCCATGACCGGGAGTTTGTGACCAACCACGCCACCCATGCTGCATTTTTGGATGACATGGTCGCCTATCCAGGCGGCGTGATCCAAGACGTACTCCAGTATTTGCTCACCGATAACGTGCTTGCGTCCGGGCGTTTGCCTATTCGCGACTGCGCGGCTTCGCTGCAGTCTGTAAAACAACCTGTACTGATGGTACTCGGCAAGAGTGACCCCATTATTTCTCCTGCATCCAGCCAGCGGCTGCGCGAACTGCTGGGTAGCACCGAGCTGGAAACCATGCAGGTTCCCGGAGGGCACATGAGCATCGTGTCTGGTAGCAAGGCACCTAGTAGTATTTGGGAGCCTAGTGCTGCGTGGCTAGCCCAGCGCAGCGGGGGCCGGATCAAACAGCAGCCCGCAGCATGA
- the rmuC gene encoding DNA recombination protein RmuC → MMWDAATLLVGLGGALLGASLISIVAAAIWRQQKRVHIEALATAEDTATQLQRQNQQAAIELAELRAVAQQLENANADKQRLTEQVQHWREAHGRLEEQLRASQEQAKEKLELLEQAKEQLSQQFKLLAQDILEDKSRRFTELNQKNLGELLNPVRSKLGEFQAKVEQFYDSEGKQRSALAAQVRELFSLNRSLSEDAQNLTRALKGESKTRGNWGELVLERILQSLGLERGREYEVQVSQMVDGVRLQPDVVIHLPEDRHIVVDSKVSLVDWEAAHAAEDDASRQAALRRHRDSLRTHIRQLASKNYQDLYGIQSLDCVVMFVPIEPALLSVVADDGDLFQHAWQQQVLLVSASTLFFALRTVAYLWRQDAQNRNAQEIASRGAELYDKLNGFVQEMDRVGDHLQRAQDAFGTASKRLVAGRGNVIRQAEMLRELGVKPKKLLPQSWRDDAQREAAALAPSEAESKTESP, encoded by the coding sequence ATGATGTGGGATGCAGCGACCTTGCTGGTGGGTCTGGGCGGAGCGCTCTTAGGAGCCAGCCTCATCAGCATTGTGGCGGCTGCCATTTGGCGCCAGCAAAAACGGGTCCACATTGAGGCTCTAGCCACAGCTGAAGACACCGCGACACAACTGCAAAGGCAGAATCAGCAGGCCGCCATCGAGTTAGCTGAGCTGCGCGCAGTCGCTCAGCAGCTGGAGAATGCGAATGCAGACAAGCAGCGGCTTACAGAGCAGGTCCAGCACTGGCGGGAGGCTCACGGCCGGCTGGAAGAGCAGCTCAGGGCAAGCCAGGAGCAAGCCAAAGAAAAGTTAGAGCTGTTAGAGCAGGCCAAAGAGCAGCTCAGCCAGCAATTTAAGCTCCTGGCCCAAGATATCTTAGAAGACAAAAGCCGTCGCTTTACCGAACTGAATCAAAAGAACCTGGGGGAGCTCCTCAATCCAGTGCGCTCCAAACTGGGTGAGTTTCAAGCCAAGGTAGAGCAGTTCTATGACAGCGAAGGAAAGCAGCGCAGTGCGCTCGCAGCCCAGGTGCGCGAGCTGTTTAGCCTGAACCGCAGCCTTTCAGAAGATGCCCAGAACCTCACACGCGCGCTCAAAGGCGAGTCCAAAACGCGCGGCAACTGGGGGGAGCTGGTATTAGAGCGCATTCTCCAAAGCCTAGGTCTGGAGAGAGGGCGCGAGTATGAGGTGCAGGTCAGCCAAATGGTTGATGGCGTGCGCCTGCAACCTGATGTGGTCATCCATCTGCCAGAGGACCGTCATATTGTGGTCGACTCCAAGGTGTCGTTGGTGGACTGGGAGGCCGCGCATGCCGCCGAAGACGACGCCAGCCGCCAAGCCGCGTTGCGCCGCCATCGCGATAGCTTACGCACCCACATACGCCAACTGGCCAGCAAAAACTACCAAGATTTGTACGGCATTCAATCTTTGGATTGTGTGGTCATGTTTGTCCCCATTGAGCCAGCCCTGCTCAGTGTGGTGGCAGACGATGGGGACTTGTTTCAGCACGCATGGCAGCAACAAGTTTTGCTGGTGAGTGCTAGTACCTTGTTCTTCGCGTTGCGGACCGTGGCTTACCTATGGCGTCAGGATGCGCAGAACCGCAATGCCCAGGAGATTGCCAGCCGCGGTGCGGAGCTCTACGACAAACTCAACGGTTTTGTGCAGGAGATGGACCGGGTTGGGGACCACCTACAACGTGCGCAGGATGCCTTCGGCACCGCGAGTAAACGCTTGGTGGCCGGCCGGGGCAACGTGATCCGACAGGCCGAAATGCTGCGTGAGCTGGGTGTCAAACCCAAAAAGTTGTTGCCCCAAAGCTGGCGCGACGACGCCCAGCGCGAAGCTGCCGCGCTGGCACCGTCGGAGGCGGAGTCTAAAACTGAGTCACCCTAG
- the yajC gene encoding preprotein translocase subunit YajC: MDFLISAAHAQAGAAPQPSLVAQLLPLIILVVLFYFMLIRPQMKRSKEHKQLVSSIAKGDEIVITGGVAGKVLEVGEVYLTVEIAENTAIKVQKAAVAQVLPKGTLKTL, translated from the coding sequence ATGGATTTCCTGATTTCCGCCGCGCATGCTCAGGCAGGCGCTGCACCGCAGCCCTCACTCGTCGCCCAGCTGCTCCCGCTGATCATCCTCGTGGTGTTGTTCTACTTCATGCTGATTCGCCCGCAGATGAAGCGCAGCAAAGAACACAAACAGCTCGTGAGCAGTATCGCCAAAGGCGATGAAATCGTGATCACTGGCGGCGTGGCCGGCAAGGTGCTGGAAGTAGGAGAGGTTTACCTTACGGTTGAAATCGCCGAGAACACCGCCATCAAAGTCCAAAAGGCGGCTGTTGCTCAAGTGTTGCCGAAGGGCACGCTGAAAACGCTGTAA
- a CDS encoding TonB-dependent receptor — protein sequence MAQTATIAPVTVSSSAMLHTHRHATAAWALRLIALCALSFAIPALAQNDANEGRGVLRVKVEAALGQRPLAQAELLLRRNPSAELVGQVRSGSDGIARLTGLVAGLYSLSVRLEGYQIAELRSVRVVADKTTPVVVRLRPLSAADRASSAVVVVADAQRADALSSAGSTYLNREEIRSAVGSGGDVLRALDGTLGLFTSGAFSSFTVRGRGPRDNLILVDGIPFANIVHFDDNFGSTEADSEGGGRYSVFAPNTIGGAEFQPGGWSAAYGGRAGSLLLVDVAEGNPDTAATSLRLDLTGPELTYDGPSGFDANTSVLFSARQLNFGRLFESVGVDDLGTPRTRDLIFKTTTRLDNDGEFSLLLLHAPESFERDISNVLASDDEDPGNFGNVLLNSSERDNNLLAMRLEAWLSEDLRWTNRVYATQLDQRSRTGEAYPDLAGPDPAPADVLQRPDILRSRQAVDEWGWRSDFERIQSTSRAHWGLRLVYQQTDLELSLQDNWIRYVYNRSDFRPEPDQRFIELTPALINNRSRSSHWLATGFAEYTWSRPTAEYRAGLRLDSDGLTQEELLSPRLGASWRLSPRWTLNATAGRFHQPPRLEERASDASNTALLNERVDQVSLGFQYSLSRDWLLLAEAYHQQLDRLILETDAVDQRFANSGEGLSQGVDVGFNRRLNQGWSMDLTYSYNHTDIDPGQGQARRPADFSRPHAVNIGGVWEINSRWKVAARWKWASGLPRDAFVIFSDVLPQGEPLRFAQEIVAPNVDRFAAYRSLNIRVDYRRNLGFGDLVSFLDVINVTGAPNPDSENFDERLGTIEIEEGNALPFIGLRLEW from the coding sequence ATGGCCCAGACGGCGACAATAGCCCCGGTCACCGTCAGCTCCAGTGCCATGCTCCATACTCATCGTCACGCGACCGCGGCTTGGGCCCTGCGCCTCATCGCGCTCTGCGCGCTGAGCTTTGCAATCCCGGCTCTTGCGCAGAATGATGCTAACGAGGGTCGCGGGGTCTTGCGCGTCAAAGTGGAAGCGGCCCTGGGTCAGCGCCCGCTGGCGCAGGCGGAGCTACTACTGCGGCGCAACCCCTCTGCTGAGCTGGTCGGCCAGGTACGCAGCGGCTCTGATGGCATTGCCCGCTTGACTGGCTTGGTCGCCGGGCTGTATTCGCTGTCAGTACGCCTTGAGGGCTATCAAATCGCCGAACTACGGTCTGTGCGGGTGGTTGCTGACAAAACCACCCCAGTGGTTGTGCGGCTACGCCCCCTCAGTGCGGCGGATCGGGCGTCTAGCGCTGTGGTGGTGGTTGCCGACGCCCAGCGCGCTGATGCTTTGAGCTCGGCCGGCTCGACCTACCTCAACCGCGAAGAGATACGCAGCGCCGTGGGTAGTGGCGGCGATGTTTTGCGCGCGCTAGACGGCACCTTGGGGCTGTTTACCAGCGGGGCCTTTTCCAGCTTCACCGTGCGCGGCCGAGGCCCCCGCGACAATCTGATTCTTGTGGACGGAATTCCTTTCGCCAACATCGTCCACTTCGACGACAACTTTGGCTCTACCGAGGCAGATTCCGAAGGCGGCGGTCGCTATTCGGTGTTCGCCCCCAACACCATAGGTGGCGCGGAGTTTCAGCCCGGGGGTTGGAGCGCGGCCTATGGCGGGCGCGCCGGGTCCTTGTTGCTCGTCGATGTCGCGGAAGGTAATCCGGATACGGCGGCGACTAGCTTGCGTTTGGATTTGACTGGGCCTGAACTCACCTACGACGGACCCAGCGGCTTCGACGCCAATACCAGCGTGCTGTTCTCGGCCCGTCAACTCAACTTTGGGCGGCTGTTCGAGAGCGTGGGTGTGGATGACCTAGGCACGCCACGCACACGTGACCTCATATTCAAAACCACCACGCGGCTGGACAATGATGGGGAATTCAGTCTTCTCCTGCTGCACGCTCCGGAAAGCTTCGAGCGCGATATTTCCAACGTATTGGCCAGCGACGATGAGGACCCTGGAAACTTCGGTAATGTCCTGCTCAACAGCAGTGAGCGCGACAACAACCTCTTGGCTATGCGCCTGGAAGCTTGGCTCAGTGAAGACCTGCGCTGGACCAACCGTGTTTACGCGACCCAGTTGGACCAGCGGAGTCGAACCGGGGAGGCTTATCCCGATCTGGCCGGCCCGGACCCGGCCCCCGCAGATGTGCTCCAGCGGCCCGATATCTTACGCAGTCGGCAAGCGGTGGATGAGTGGGGCTGGCGCTCGGATTTTGAGCGGATACAAAGTACTTCGCGTGCGCATTGGGGGCTACGGTTGGTCTATCAACAAACGGATCTGGAGCTGTCCTTGCAGGACAACTGGATTCGCTACGTATACAACCGCAGCGACTTCCGTCCGGAACCTGATCAGCGCTTTATTGAGCTGACCCCGGCCCTGATTAACAACCGCTCGCGTTCCTCCCACTGGTTGGCGACCGGCTTTGCCGAATACACCTGGTCTCGGCCTACCGCAGAGTATCGAGCAGGCCTGCGTCTGGATTCTGACGGCCTCACACAGGAAGAACTGCTCTCCCCCCGTCTGGGCGCAAGTTGGCGTTTGAGCCCGCGCTGGACTCTGAATGCAACGGCGGGCCGCTTTCATCAACCCCCACGGCTGGAAGAACGTGCCAGCGACGCCAGCAATACCGCCCTGCTCAATGAGCGCGTTGATCAAGTGAGTCTGGGCTTTCAGTACAGCCTCTCGCGAGATTGGCTGCTACTTGCCGAGGCTTACCACCAGCAGCTGGATCGCTTGATTCTGGAGACAGACGCCGTCGACCAACGCTTTGCCAATAGCGGCGAAGGCCTGTCCCAAGGCGTGGATGTGGGCTTTAACCGCCGACTGAATCAAGGCTGGTCCATGGACCTCACCTACTCCTACAACCATACAGATATCGACCCCGGCCAAGGCCAAGCGCGACGGCCTGCCGACTTTTCCCGGCCTCACGCAGTGAACATTGGTGGTGTCTGGGAGATAAATTCCCGTTGGAAAGTGGCCGCGCGCTGGAAGTGGGCCTCTGGTTTGCCACGCGATGCCTTTGTCATCTTCTCGGATGTCCTGCCGCAAGGCGAGCCACTGCGATTTGCCCAAGAGATTGTGGCCCCCAACGTCGATCGTTTCGCCGCTTACCGTAGCCTCAATATACGCGTGGATTATCGGCGCAATCTGGGGTTTGGCGATCTGGTGAGCTTCCTGGACGTCATCAATGTCACCGGAGCCCCTAATCCGGACTCTGAAAATTTTGATGAGCGGCTGGGCACCATTGAGATCGAAGAGGGCAACGCCCTCCCCTTTATCGGGCTGCGTTTGGAGTGGTAA
- a CDS encoding AMP-binding protein yields MAYQDECELARTNPQQFWARQARSLHWDKAWSSTYDPGLGPLGEWFADGELNTCFNALDRHVAAGRADQPALVYDSPMSGKSRSYSYRELRDHVARVAGMLRSHGVSPGDRVVIYMPMVPEAVMAMLACARIGAVHSVVFGGFAAAELAKRIDDAKPVLILSASCGLEPGKTIAYKPLLDQALDEAHWPVSRCIILQREELEARLHPVRDRNWDQEVLAADSVGCVAVKASSPLYILYTSGTTGQPKGVVRDHGGHAVALDYSMRAVYDAAPGDVFWAASDVGWVVGHSYIVYAPLIRGCTTVLYEGKPVGTPDAGAFWRVVYEHQVNILFTAPTAIRAIKKADPQGLKLSEYPMPSLRSLFLAGERSDPDTIQWAQDQLQIPVIDHWWQTELGWPAAAVPLGLKGVAPKSGAAGKAMPGFHFKVLSDDGAPAPAGQVGSLVLEQPLPPGTLLTLWNNETGLQQSYLQQHPGHYLSGDAGIQDEDGYLWFLSRTDDVINVAGHRLSTGTIEEIVAGHDCVAECAVFGVADALKGQLPLALVVLKDGKQVDPESLEKDLVQRTRAQLGAVACLRQVGVVKRLPKTRSGKVLRKTLRQLADGEAPCAPATIDDPAILQEIEIVLVGMGYAQPQSQRAAG; encoded by the coding sequence ATGGCTTATCAAGACGAGTGCGAACTCGCACGGACCAACCCCCAGCAGTTCTGGGCGCGGCAGGCGCGCAGCCTGCATTGGGACAAAGCCTGGAGCAGCACCTACGACCCTGGCCTAGGCCCCCTCGGAGAATGGTTCGCCGACGGCGAGCTCAACACCTGCTTCAACGCTCTGGACCGACATGTGGCCGCGGGCCGTGCCGACCAACCGGCTTTGGTGTACGACTCGCCCATGTCTGGTAAGTCACGTAGCTACAGCTACCGAGAGCTACGGGATCATGTAGCGCGGGTGGCGGGCATGCTGCGCAGTCATGGCGTAAGCCCTGGCGACCGGGTGGTCATCTACATGCCAATGGTGCCCGAGGCCGTCATGGCGATGTTGGCCTGCGCCCGTATTGGCGCCGTGCATTCCGTGGTTTTTGGTGGCTTTGCGGCAGCAGAGCTCGCCAAGCGTATTGACGATGCAAAACCGGTCCTCATCCTCAGCGCATCTTGTGGTTTAGAACCAGGCAAAACCATTGCCTACAAGCCTTTGTTGGATCAGGCTTTGGATGAAGCGCATTGGCCGGTTAGCCGTTGCATTATTCTGCAGCGAGAAGAACTAGAAGCACGCTTACATCCCGTGCGCGACCGCAACTGGGACCAGGAAGTCTTAGCAGCAGACTCGGTGGGTTGCGTGGCCGTCAAGGCCTCCAGCCCTCTGTACATCTTGTATACCAGTGGAACGACCGGTCAGCCCAAAGGAGTGGTGCGGGATCATGGTGGTCACGCCGTGGCATTGGATTACTCCATGCGGGCGGTCTATGACGCTGCACCCGGAGATGTGTTCTGGGCGGCATCGGATGTGGGTTGGGTGGTGGGCCACTCGTATATTGTCTATGCGCCCTTAATTCGAGGGTGCACAACCGTTTTGTATGAGGGTAAGCCGGTAGGCACACCCGATGCGGGGGCTTTTTGGCGGGTGGTCTATGAGCATCAGGTGAATATTTTGTTCACCGCTCCCACAGCCATTCGGGCCATTAAGAAAGCGGACCCCCAGGGGCTCAAGCTCAGTGAGTACCCCATGCCCAGCTTGCGCAGCTTATTCTTAGCGGGAGAGCGCAGTGATCCAGACACTATTCAATGGGCTCAAGATCAGTTGCAAATACCCGTCATCGACCATTGGTGGCAAACCGAACTGGGCTGGCCAGCCGCCGCCGTTCCCTTGGGTTTAAAAGGGGTTGCGCCAAAGTCGGGTGCTGCGGGCAAGGCCATGCCCGGGTTTCACTTCAAGGTGTTGAGCGACGATGGTGCACCTGCGCCGGCAGGCCAAGTGGGGAGTTTAGTGCTAGAACAGCCGCTGCCCCCAGGAACGCTGCTCACGCTGTGGAACAACGAGACCGGGCTGCAGCAAAGCTATTTGCAACAACACCCCGGCCATTATTTGAGCGGAGATGCGGGTATTCAGGATGAAGACGGATACTTGTGGTTTTTGTCGCGTACCGATGACGTCATTAATGTCGCGGGGCACCGCCTCTCTACCGGCACCATCGAAGAGATTGTGGCGGGGCATGACTGCGTGGCCGAGTGCGCTGTGTTTGGTGTGGCCGATGCCTTAAAAGGGCAGCTGCCGCTGGCCTTAGTTGTTCTCAAAGACGGCAAGCAGGTCGACCCAGAAAGTTTAGAGAAAGACCTCGTACAGCGGACCCGGGCGCAACTGGGTGCGGTGGCCTGCTTACGCCAGGTGGGTGTGGTCAAACGCCTTCCCAAAACCCGTTCCGGAAAAGTGCTCAGAAAGACCTTGCGCCAATTGGCCGATGGCGAAGCGCCATGCGCTCCCGCCACAATTGATGACCCAGCAATCTTGCAGGAAATTGAGATCGTGCTCGTGGGAATGGGCTATGCCCAACCGCAGTCACAGCGTGCAGCGGGCTGA